Proteins encoded by one window of Streptomyces uncialis:
- a CDS encoding fumarylacetoacetate hydrolase family protein, with translation MHVVTTQSGLGRIEDGAVALLDTAYPHVGAVLAEEGSLRSLASRTVRRRIPLDTATLMAPLGRPRAVWGVGLNYTSKAARTGRALPGEPILYLAASSGVPAPGARVVIPGAATEPDYEGEIAVVVGRRLYQAAEADIWPAIAAVTAANDMTARDVMRTTGIPALAKSYPGFTPIGPSLRTPDDLPDRDAIRVRTRVNGTLLQDDTSAGMIFPIPDLLSRLSWFAALEPGDVVLTGTPAGTGQDRACFLADGDEVRVEVDGVLPLVTRVVRPSDALAHDHRLTEPVS, from the coding sequence ATGCATGTAGTGACGACACAATCCGGCCTGGGCCGGATCGAGGACGGGGCCGTCGCCCTGCTGGACACTGCATATCCGCACGTCGGCGCGGTCCTCGCAGAGGAGGGCTCGCTACGGAGCCTGGCGTCCCGCACGGTGCGCCGGCGTATCCCGCTCGACACCGCCACGCTCATGGCGCCGCTCGGCCGACCCCGCGCGGTATGGGGCGTCGGGCTCAACTACACGTCCAAGGCGGCCCGGACCGGCCGGGCGCTGCCCGGGGAGCCGATCCTGTACCTGGCCGCGTCCTCAGGCGTGCCGGCACCCGGCGCGCGGGTGGTGATCCCGGGGGCCGCGACCGAACCCGACTACGAGGGGGAGATCGCGGTCGTCGTCGGGCGCCGGCTCTACCAGGCGGCCGAGGCGGACATCTGGCCCGCGATCGCCGCCGTCACCGCCGCCAACGACATGACGGCCCGCGATGTCATGCGCACCACGGGAATCCCCGCCCTGGCCAAGAGCTACCCGGGATTCACCCCGATCGGCCCGTCGCTGCGCACCCCCGACGACCTGCCCGACCGCGACGCGATCCGCGTACGGACCCGGGTCAACGGCACGCTCCTCCAGGACGACACGAGCGCCGGGATGATCTTCCCGATCCCCGATCTGCTCAGCAGGCTGTCATGGTTCGCCGCGCTCGAACCCGGCGACGTCGTCCTTACCGGAACCCCGGCCGGCACCGGCCAGGACCGCGCGTGCTTCCTCGCCGACGGCGACGAGGTACGGGTCGAGGTGGACGGTGTGCTGCCCCTCGTCACCCGCGTCGTGCGTCCCTCGGACGCCCTGGCGCACGACCACCGGCTGACCGAACCGGTCAGCTGA
- a CDS encoding zinc-binding dehydrogenase translates to MPDPGADEVLVRVEACGLNHLDVLQRRGPSLIPGFTLPHVSGMDIAGTIAAVGPAGDGRPDTDPASNGHAGKGRTGGASPLAEGARVVVNPAVPCGNCADCVAGADGRCATAGVIGANLAGGYAEYVLVPTANVHQVPDEVDLVDAAVVPTIWMTAWHALVEIGKVRLGETVLIHAAGSGVSTALIQLAKAAGARVVTTVGSDAKTEYARGLGADVVVNSTTEDVVAAVREVTGGRGADLVLDHVGPATWNTGVYSLAPRGRLVFFGNTTGNRAEFDLVYAYHFGLQLLGSDPYDRREFAAMLDAYWASTFRTPIDSEFPLVDAAAAQERMESRRATGKIVLRP, encoded by the coding sequence ATGCCCGATCCAGGGGCGGACGAGGTGCTCGTCCGCGTCGAAGCCTGTGGGCTCAACCACCTCGACGTCCTGCAAAGACGCGGGCCCTCATTGATCCCCGGATTCACCCTACCGCACGTCAGTGGCATGGACATCGCAGGCACCATCGCGGCGGTCGGCCCGGCGGGCGACGGGCGGCCGGACACCGATCCCGCGAGCAACGGCCACGCGGGCAAGGGCCGGACGGGCGGCGCGAGCCCGCTCGCCGAGGGCGCGCGCGTCGTCGTGAACCCGGCCGTGCCGTGCGGGAACTGCGCGGACTGTGTCGCCGGAGCCGACGGCAGATGCGCGACCGCGGGGGTCATCGGCGCCAACCTGGCCGGTGGCTACGCCGAGTACGTACTCGTCCCGACGGCCAATGTGCACCAGGTGCCGGACGAGGTCGACCTGGTCGACGCGGCCGTCGTGCCGACGATCTGGATGACGGCCTGGCACGCGCTCGTCGAGATCGGCAAGGTCCGCCTCGGTGAGACGGTGCTGATCCACGCGGCCGGCAGCGGTGTCAGCACCGCGCTGATCCAGCTGGCCAAGGCCGCCGGTGCCCGTGTGGTCACCACGGTCGGTTCGGACGCGAAGACCGAGTACGCACGCGGGCTGGGCGCCGATGTGGTGGTCAACTCCACGACCGAGGACGTCGTGGCGGCCGTCCGCGAGGTCACCGGCGGGCGCGGCGCCGACCTGGTGCTCGACCATGTCGGCCCGGCCACCTGGAACACCGGCGTGTACAGCCTCGCGCCGCGCGGGCGGCTGGTGTTCTTCGGCAACACGACCGGCAACCGGGCCGAGTTCGACCTGGTGTACGCCTACCACTTCGGGCTCCAGCTGCTCGGCTCGGACCCGTACGACCGCCGTGAGTTCGCCGCGATGCTCGACGCCTACTGGGCCTCGACGTTCCGCACGCCGATCGACAGCGAGTTCCCGCTGGTCGACGCCGCGGCGGCGCAGGAGCGGATGGAGTCGCGCCGCGCCACCGGCAAGATCGTGCTGCGCCCATGA
- a CDS encoding class I SAM-dependent methyltransferase, which produces MNTAPAAPVGPAPVWDVINGFTSYWALSAALDLGLFDALAEEDTRTGLDSARLADAIGAAGPGPVTVLAETLVALGLLDADADRFRLTPVAERYLVSASPASMAALVRYSPGPPAAWPGLAGTVRTGAPDPAVTAGLTELYPALVRATGPTQAGVATAVAAELERRGWWPERPTVVDLGCGSGAWLTALLRTRPNGTVVAVDRPDVLPIAERAATDAGLRERVIPVAGDYLDVPLPVAAADVVVLAHVLRAEPADRARRLLARAVRLAGADGVVVVVDYPRPDPADARRDGEDRGAVCAAARHELLLSLTMLASTAGLGVTDADLRAWAGAAGAELVDSFEPVPRQHVSLIRSRSRTPEATS; this is translated from the coding sequence ATGAACACGGCGCCCGCCGCCCCGGTCGGCCCGGCGCCGGTGTGGGACGTGATCAACGGCTTCACCTCCTACTGGGCGTTGTCGGCCGCGCTCGACCTCGGTCTGTTCGACGCCCTGGCGGAGGAGGACACCCGTACCGGACTGGACTCCGCAAGGCTGGCGGACGCGATCGGGGCGGCCGGGCCCGGCCCGGTGACCGTGCTGGCGGAGACCCTGGTCGCGCTCGGACTGCTCGACGCCGACGCGGACCGCTTCCGGCTCACACCCGTGGCCGAGCGCTATCTGGTGTCGGCGTCCCCGGCCTCGATGGCCGCACTCGTGCGGTACTCGCCCGGACCGCCCGCGGCCTGGCCCGGCCTGGCCGGCACCGTGCGCACCGGCGCACCCGATCCGGCTGTGACAGCCGGTCTCACCGAGCTGTACCCGGCGCTCGTCCGCGCGACCGGCCCGACCCAGGCCGGGGTGGCGACAGCCGTCGCCGCCGAGCTGGAGCGCCGCGGATGGTGGCCGGAGCGGCCGACGGTCGTGGACCTCGGCTGCGGCTCGGGAGCATGGCTGACCGCGCTGCTGCGCACCCGGCCGAACGGCACGGTCGTCGCGGTCGACCGGCCGGACGTGCTGCCGATCGCCGAGCGGGCGGCCACCGACGCCGGACTGCGGGAGCGGGTGATCCCCGTCGCGGGTGACTACCTCGACGTCCCGCTTCCGGTCGCCGCGGCCGATGTCGTCGTCCTGGCGCATGTCCTGCGCGCCGAACCGGCCGACCGGGCACGGCGGTTGCTCGCCCGGGCGGTCCGACTGGCCGGTGCGGACGGGGTCGTCGTGGTTGTCGACTACCCCCGTCCCGACCCGGCCGACGCCCGGCGCGACGGCGAGGACCGCGGTGCCGTCTGCGCCGCCGCCCGTCATGAACTGCTGCTGTCACTGACGATGCTGGCCTCGACCGCGGGGCTCGGGGTCACGGACGCGGACCTGCGCGCGTGGGCCGGAGCGGCCGGAGCCGAACTGGTCGACTCGTTCGAGCCGGTGCCGCGCCAGCACGTCAGCCTCATCCGCTCCCGCTCCCGCACTCCGGAGGCCACCTCGTGA
- a CDS encoding amidohydrolase family protein, whose translation MNSPNVTAPADTLIVNTLVVTMDDSRRVISDGAVAIRDDLIVAVGKTADVTAQWHSDTVIAGERFVVTPGLINTHVHITGEPLTRGFVPDDTPFLENVFEWLTPIHTHYTEEDEHISAQLASLEMLKSGTTSFLEAGTIRFIDPVVEALTEIGIRARVGPWAWDLVPEPEVLRLSTKQAIARLNDTMDRYASVADGRIQAWPIIIGHTCCSDELWRAAKGLSVECGTGFSAHMSPAAMDPEGFLAAFGQRPMVHLDEIGVLGPNVTLTHAVHVDDDEVAVLARTRTNVSHCPTTALKVSYGVTQIGKFPEMVAAGVNVAIGTDGNNASNYHDLMRATYLVAGLFKDARRDARIFPAEDAFAMATRAGARALQADHEIGSVETGKKADLVLHDTHRPEWRPLHNVANQLVWSADGRGVHTVFVDGRRVVDDYRCTTVDEDDLLRRAQKAGEGIVARSGLPDRAKWPTV comes from the coding sequence GTGAATTCCCCGAACGTCACGGCACCCGCCGACACCCTGATCGTCAACACCCTCGTCGTGACGATGGACGACTCGCGCCGTGTGATCAGCGACGGCGCGGTCGCCATCCGGGACGACCTGATCGTGGCCGTCGGCAAGACCGCCGACGTGACCGCCCAGTGGCACAGCGACACCGTCATCGCGGGCGAACGGTTCGTCGTCACCCCGGGACTGATCAATACGCATGTCCACATCACCGGCGAACCGCTCACCCGCGGCTTCGTCCCGGACGACACCCCGTTCCTGGAGAACGTCTTCGAGTGGCTCACCCCGATCCACACCCACTACACCGAGGAGGACGAACACATATCGGCCCAGCTCGCGTCGCTGGAGATGCTCAAGAGCGGGACGACCTCGTTCCTGGAAGCCGGGACGATCCGGTTCATCGACCCGGTGGTCGAGGCCCTCACCGAGATCGGCATCCGCGCCCGTGTCGGACCGTGGGCGTGGGATCTCGTACCCGAGCCAGAGGTGCTGCGGCTGTCGACCAAGCAGGCGATCGCGCGTCTGAACGACACGATGGACCGGTACGCCTCGGTGGCCGACGGCCGTATCCAGGCCTGGCCGATCATCATCGGCCACACCTGTTGCAGCGACGAGCTGTGGCGGGCCGCGAAGGGGCTGTCGGTCGAGTGCGGCACCGGGTTCAGCGCCCATATGTCCCCGGCGGCGATGGACCCCGAAGGGTTCCTCGCGGCGTTCGGGCAACGGCCGATGGTGCACCTGGACGAGATCGGCGTGCTGGGCCCGAACGTGACCCTGACCCACGCCGTCCATGTGGACGACGACGAGGTGGCGGTGCTCGCCAGGACCCGGACGAATGTGTCGCACTGCCCGACCACGGCGCTCAAGGTGTCCTACGGCGTGACACAGATCGGCAAGTTCCCCGAGATGGTGGCCGCCGGAGTGAACGTGGCGATCGGCACCGACGGCAACAACGCCTCGAACTACCACGACCTGATGCGCGCGACGTATCTGGTCGCCGGGCTGTTCAAGGACGCGCGGCGTGACGCCAGGATCTTCCCGGCCGAGGACGCGTTCGCGATGGCGACCCGGGCCGGCGCGCGTGCCTTGCAGGCCGACCACGAGATCGGCTCGGTCGAGACGGGCAAGAAGGCCGACCTGGTCCTGCACGACACCCACCGGCCCGAGTGGCGGCCACTGCACAACGTCGCCAACCAGCTTGTGTGGTCGGCCGACGGACGCGGTGTGCACACCGTGTTCGTCGACGGGCGGCGCGTCGTGGACGACTACCGCTGCACGACGGTCGACGAGGACGACCTGCTGCGCCGCGCCCAGAAGGCCGGTGAGGGAATCGTGGCCCGCTCCGGTCTGCCCGACCGGGCCAAATGGCCCACCGTCTGA
- a CDS encoding VOC family protein: MAELTEPRWTHVALPVSDLDRSIEFYERITPLVLVTKNDDDNGRGAWLSNKGQVDSPLVLVLAEFIPEVGARFGIEPGKKVTTLAPFAHIGIELPNREDVDAVAAKARETGNLRWEPVEMAAHIGYICAVNDPDGNTIEFSHNQKVFSTIQELWG, translated from the coding sequence ATGGCAGAACTGACCGAACCCCGCTGGACCCATGTCGCCCTGCCGGTCAGCGACCTGGACCGATCGATCGAGTTCTACGAGCGCATCACCCCGTTGGTGCTGGTCACCAAGAACGACGACGACAACGGGCGCGGCGCCTGGCTGTCGAACAAGGGCCAGGTCGACTCACCGCTGGTCCTGGTCCTGGCCGAGTTCATTCCCGAGGTCGGGGCGCGCTTCGGTATCGAGCCGGGCAAGAAGGTGACGACGCTGGCGCCGTTCGCGCACATCGGTATCGAGCTGCCCAACCGTGAGGACGTCGACGCGGTCGCGGCCAAGGCGCGTGAGACGGGCAATCTGCGGTGGGAGCCGGTGGAGATGGCCGCCCACATCGGGTACATCTGCGCCGTGAACGACCCCGACGGCAACACCATCGAGTTCTCGCACAACCAGAAGGTGTTCTCGACCATCCAGGAGCTGTGGGGCTGA
- a CDS encoding ABC transporter permease has protein sequence MSVLDSTSTILASGVRLTVPLAFAACGEYLAQRAGAMNISVEAMMLGAAFTSVATASATGSATTGLAVGVLTGLVVGFVHGNLSHRAQINTFVVGLVLSALALGLTSYLITTKQFASHQVGTLSIPLLRDIPLIGAPLFSVRWPAYLLILLVPLTWWLVQRSRWGLELRAVGENPQAADVAGIKVNARRRQALLWCGALAGLGGAYLAVGEVGSFNQNMTAGRGYLVIAAVIFGAWRLGRTLLGCLVFGLADAMRLALPALGVTLNPQLLVAAPYLLALLAMLLFAGQHREPAALGRPFLRGST, from the coding sequence GTGAGTGTCCTGGACAGCACCAGCACCATTCTGGCGAGCGGGGTCCGGCTGACCGTGCCGCTGGCGTTCGCCGCCTGTGGCGAGTACCTGGCCCAGCGCGCCGGAGCGATGAACATCTCCGTCGAGGCGATGATGCTCGGCGCCGCGTTCACCTCGGTCGCCACCGCGAGCGCCACGGGCAGCGCCACGACCGGCCTCGCCGTCGGCGTCCTGACCGGCCTGGTCGTCGGCTTCGTGCACGGCAATCTCTCCCACCGGGCCCAGATCAACACCTTCGTCGTCGGCCTGGTGCTCAGCGCGCTGGCGCTCGGACTGACGAGCTACCTGATCACGACGAAGCAGTTCGCCTCGCACCAGGTCGGGACGCTGTCGATCCCGCTGCTGCGGGACATCCCGCTCATCGGCGCACCGCTGTTCTCCGTACGCTGGCCCGCCTATCTGCTGATCCTGCTGGTGCCGCTCACCTGGTGGCTGGTGCAGCGCAGCCGCTGGGGCCTGGAACTGCGGGCGGTGGGGGAGAACCCGCAGGCCGCCGATGTCGCGGGCATCAAGGTCAACGCACGGCGCCGGCAGGCCCTGCTCTGGTGCGGCGCGCTGGCCGGACTCGGCGGCGCCTATCTCGCGGTCGGCGAGGTCGGATCGTTCAACCAGAACATGACCGCCGGACGCGGGTACCTCGTCATCGCCGCGGTGATCTTCGGAGCGTGGCGGCTCGGCCGTACCCTGCTCGGCTGTCTGGTCTTCGGCCTCGCCGACGCGATGCGCCTGGCGCTCCCCGCGCTCGGCGTCACCCTCAATCCGCAACTGCTCGTCGCGGCCCCGTATCTGCTCGCGCTCCTCGCCATGCTGCTGTTCGCCGGTCAGCACCGGGAACCCGCCGCCCTCGGCCGCCCCTTCCTGCGCGGTTCGACCTGA
- a CDS encoding ABC transporter permease, whose translation MKAASPTAPDDLARRLLARLRPGPDDRLTAGVTLALVAVALGVSALLLTMNGASPSASLSAIWTGSLANTAGWTTTLLNAAPLLLVAVGACICASAGTFSIGQEGQVLIGGLVGAWVGLRLAVPGPALVVVVMAAAAVGGGAWAALSALMYRFRGVNVVVSTLLMTFLAIQLVTFAVSTPWLQESAQGSSGIADAQSNPLPAGALLSGFGQYPSLQLNAGLFLALLAAVGVALVLTRSRWGFRVRMVGLNPLTAKHTGVRVAALGGFTLALSGAFAGLAGGLLLASPVSPNRLQPGLSDNVGWDGLLVALVARNRPLIAIPVAFGFAVLRAGGDFLSATGVPYYLVDIVKALLVLAFVAPPVLVGLFRGRRGAAPPTPSPLSVVPIKTKAAA comes from the coding sequence GTGAAGGCCGCCTCACCGACGGCACCGGACGACCTCGCCCGGCGCCTCCTCGCCCGGCTCCGCCCGGGGCCCGACGACCGGCTGACGGCGGGCGTCACCCTCGCCCTTGTCGCCGTCGCCCTCGGGGTGTCCGCGCTGCTGCTCACGATGAACGGCGCCTCCCCGAGCGCCTCGCTGTCCGCCATCTGGACCGGGAGCCTGGCCAACACCGCCGGATGGACGACGACGCTGCTCAACGCCGCCCCGCTGCTGCTGGTGGCGGTCGGCGCGTGCATCTGCGCGTCCGCCGGAACGTTCAGCATCGGACAGGAGGGCCAGGTACTCATCGGCGGCCTGGTCGGCGCCTGGGTCGGGCTGCGGCTGGCCGTGCCCGGACCGGCGCTCGTCGTCGTGGTGATGGCCGCCGCAGCGGTCGGCGGTGGCGCCTGGGCCGCGCTCAGCGCCCTGATGTACCGCTTCCGCGGCGTCAACGTCGTGGTGAGCACCCTGCTGATGACGTTCCTCGCCATCCAGCTCGTCACGTTCGCCGTCAGCACCCCATGGCTCCAGGAGAGCGCGCAGGGCTCCTCGGGCATCGCCGACGCGCAGTCCAACCCCCTGCCCGCGGGCGCCCTGCTCTCCGGCTTCGGGCAGTACCCGTCGCTCCAGCTCAACGCGGGACTGTTCCTCGCACTCCTCGCCGCGGTCGGTGTCGCGCTGGTCCTGACCCGCAGCCGGTGGGGCTTCCGGGTCCGGATGGTCGGACTCAACCCGCTGACGGCCAAGCACACCGGTGTCCGGGTGGCCGCGCTCGGCGGCTTCACCCTGGCACTGTCGGGCGCCTTCGCGGGCCTGGCCGGAGGACTGCTGCTCGCCAGCCCGGTCAGCCCCAACCGGCTCCAGCCCGGACTCTCGGACAACGTCGGCTGGGACGGCCTGCTCGTCGCGCTCGTCGCGCGCAACCGGCCCCTGATCGCGATCCCGGTGGCGTTCGGGTTCGCCGTGCTGCGCGCGGGCGGCGACTTCCTCTCCGCCACCGGGGTGCCCTACTACCTCGTGGACATCGTCAAGGCGCTGCTCGTCCTCGCGTTCGTCGCGCCGCCCGTCCTCGTCGGTCTCTTCCGCGGGCGTCGCGGCGCCGCACCGCCGACGCCGTCCCCCCTGTCCGTTGTCCCGATCAAGACGAAGGCGGCCGCGTGA
- a CDS encoding ABC transporter ATP-binding protein: MTPTTSAVPLLELRGITKSYGPVTACDAVDLRVDAGEIHGLLGENGAGKSSLMKVLLGLVRRDTGTVLVRGEEIALDSPQEAAERGIGMVHQHFSLINGLTVWENVALGDTGKVNKQAVCAGIAEVSARYGLPIDPEARVDGLSAGERQRVELVKCLRRDPQILILDEPTSVLTQAESRELFDVLGRVVREEGRAVILISHKLAEIAQATDRVTVLRKGAVAFRAVTAETTPQLLARRMVGREVSLGEEGAALGLLPVPRAAETGGGGPREELRPVLRLAGLTVVQGGVRVLDEVELTVGAGEIVALYGVEGNGQAALGEVLAGLVVPTGGTVEVAGSRVDLSRPGALSKAGLGIVPEDRHHSGVVLDMSVAENLTMKSLDKVSGRFLLRRRAMLARARRLAGEFHIVTPSLDAPVRSLSGGNQQRVVLARELSGGTRVLVAAQPTHGLDVGAIEDMYSRLRGAAEEGVGVLLVSTELEEVMALAGWIVVISAGRITGALPASEATPERLGMLVGGEAA; this comes from the coding sequence ATGACACCGACGACCTCAGCGGTTCCGCTTCTCGAACTGCGTGGCATCACCAAGTCCTACGGGCCGGTCACGGCCTGCGACGCCGTGGACCTCAGGGTCGACGCCGGCGAGATCCATGGACTCCTGGGCGAGAACGGGGCCGGCAAGTCCAGCCTCATGAAGGTCCTGCTCGGGCTCGTCCGGCGCGACACCGGCACCGTCCTGGTGCGCGGTGAGGAGATCGCGCTGGACAGCCCGCAGGAAGCGGCCGAACGCGGCATCGGCATGGTCCACCAGCACTTCAGCCTCATCAACGGGCTGACCGTATGGGAGAACGTGGCGCTCGGCGACACCGGCAAGGTCAACAAACAGGCAGTCTGCGCCGGTATCGCCGAGGTCTCCGCGCGGTACGGACTGCCGATCGACCCGGAGGCACGCGTCGACGGACTCTCGGCCGGCGAGCGGCAGCGGGTCGAGCTGGTCAAGTGTCTGCGGCGCGACCCCCAGATCCTGATCCTGGACGAACCCACCTCGGTACTGACCCAGGCCGAGTCGCGGGAGCTGTTCGACGTGCTCGGCCGCGTGGTGCGGGAGGAGGGCCGCGCCGTCATCCTCATCAGCCACAAACTCGCCGAGATCGCCCAGGCGACGGACCGGGTGACCGTCCTGCGCAAGGGCGCTGTCGCCTTCCGGGCGGTCACCGCCGAGACCACTCCGCAGCTGCTCGCCCGGCGGATGGTGGGCCGTGAGGTGTCGCTGGGCGAGGAAGGCGCGGCCCTCGGCCTGCTGCCGGTGCCGCGGGCCGCCGAAACAGGCGGGGGAGGACCGCGGGAGGAACTTCGGCCCGTACTGCGCCTCGCCGGACTCACCGTCGTCCAGGGCGGGGTCAGGGTTCTCGACGAGGTCGAGCTGACCGTGGGCGCGGGCGAGATCGTCGCCCTCTACGGAGTCGAGGGCAACGGCCAGGCGGCGCTCGGCGAAGTCCTCGCCGGGCTGGTCGTACCGACCGGCGGCACCGTCGAGGTCGCCGGGAGCCGGGTCGACCTGTCCCGGCCCGGCGCGCTGTCGAAGGCCGGACTCGGCATCGTGCCGGAGGACCGGCACCACAGCGGCGTCGTCCTCGACATGAGCGTCGCCGAGAACCTGACGATGAAGTCGCTGGACAAGGTCAGCGGCCGGTTCCTGCTGCGGCGGCGCGCGATGCTCGCCCGCGCCCGGCGCCTCGCGGGCGAGTTCCATATCGTCACGCCCTCGCTGGACGCGCCGGTGCGCAGCCTCTCCGGCGGCAACCAGCAACGGGTCGTGCTCGCCCGGGAACTGTCCGGCGGCACCCGCGTCCTGGTCGCCGCGCAGCCCACCCACGGGCTCGACGTCGGTGCCATCGAGGACATGTACTCCCGACTGCGCGGGGCCGCCGAGGAAGGCGTCGGGGTGCTGCTGGTCTCCACCGAACTGGAGGAAGTCATGGCCCTTGCCGGCTGGATCGTGGTGATCTCCGCGGGGCGGATCACCGGAGCGCTCCCCGCCTCCGAGGCGACCCCCGAACGCCTCGGCATGCTCGTGGGCGGTGAGGCCGCGTGA
- a CDS encoding BMP family ABC transporter substrate-binding protein: MTRHSTLLRRGAAAGLALTTALALSGCADNAATAPGATPAAKGGSAPGLKQPDVNGDGKVVIGVLSPGDINDRGYYQSFVDSADAFAKEQGWTVVKRGSVPPSDALTAARALCQQKVDLVAIGASELKTAIPASEEPVCGKSAWYVPMQANIDQTPKILLSTDDPEQSMLVAGYAAGLRMKAAGHTKAGFITGIKADYSVAAATAFLAGVREIVPKATLTTTYTGDFNDSAKAKEATQAQLNQGVKVIYPYLGGATDASAKLANSGGALTLTPGTDRCASASPKFDISVLFSPGDYFRAGLEEFAANNLKMGTTRVWQLGVDPYPTVKICDAQGDEDQRLAQFIKKIGSKEIDAAAEVERLG, translated from the coding sequence ATGACCCGACACAGCACGCTCCTGCGTCGCGGGGCCGCGGCCGGCCTCGCCCTGACGACGGCCCTCGCGCTGTCCGGCTGCGCCGACAACGCGGCGACCGCGCCCGGCGCGACCCCCGCGGCGAAGGGCGGCAGCGCCCCCGGCCTCAAGCAGCCCGATGTCAACGGCGACGGCAAGGTCGTCATCGGTGTCCTCAGCCCCGGCGACATCAACGACCGCGGCTACTACCAGAGTTTCGTCGACTCGGCGGACGCCTTCGCCAAGGAGCAGGGCTGGACGGTCGTCAAACGCGGCAGCGTACCGCCGAGCGACGCGCTCACCGCGGCACGCGCGCTGTGCCAGCAGAAGGTCGACCTGGTCGCCATCGGCGCGAGCGAGCTCAAGACCGCCATCCCCGCCTCGGAGGAGCCGGTTTGCGGGAAGAGCGCCTGGTACGTCCCGATGCAGGCCAACATCGATCAGACCCCGAAGATCCTGCTGTCCACCGACGACCCCGAGCAGTCCATGCTCGTCGCCGGTTACGCCGCGGGCCTGCGGATGAAGGCGGCCGGACACACCAAGGCGGGCTTCATCACCGGCATCAAGGCCGACTACAGCGTCGCCGCCGCCACCGCCTTCCTCGCCGGAGTCCGGGAGATCGTCCCGAAGGCCACCCTGACGACCACCTACACCGGCGACTTCAACGACTCCGCGAAGGCCAAGGAAGCCACCCAGGCGCAGCTCAACCAGGGCGTCAAGGTCATCTACCCCTACCTCGGCGGCGCGACCGACGCCTCGGCGAAGCTGGCGAACTCCGGCGGTGCGCTGACCCTCACCCCGGGCACCGACCGGTGCGCCTCGGCGAGCCCGAAGTTCGACATCTCGGTGCTGTTCAGCCCCGGCGACTACTTCCGCGCCGGGCTGGAGGAGTTCGCCGCGAACAACCTGAAGATGGGCACGACCCGCGTATGGCAGCTGGGCGTCGACCCCTATCCCACCGTCAAGATATGCGACGCCCAGGGCGACGAGGACCAGCGGCTGGCCCAGTTCATCAAGAAGATCGGCAGCAAGGAGATCGACGCGGCGGCCGAGGTCGAGCGACTCGGCTGA